The Myxococcus virescens genome has a segment encoding these proteins:
- a CDS encoding hydrolase, which yields MRFQPTQPFVPAPGLANEHAQTIYASLVRPTRTPALRRERMELPDGDFVDLDTFDGAAGAPHVVALHGLEGSSRAGYVTAILRGARTRGWGATALNFRSCSGEPNRLARSYHSGDIDDALRVLNETRARVTGPLFAVGFSLGANVLCRLLETLGDDAPVKAAASVSAPYDLSACCRKLDAGGPFHRLYRERFLRTLKQKAREKLRHFPEAFDGRAMEAARTIRAFDDAVTSALHGFRDAAHYYAESSAGPRLHAIRRPTLLLSAADDPMLETPVIPPAAAANPHLSVVVTEHGGHVGFVGGQVHRPHFWAEAQVLAFFDAVLSQPRAN from the coding sequence GTGCGATTCCAGCCCACCCAACCCTTCGTGCCCGCACCCGGCCTGGCCAACGAGCACGCGCAGACCATCTACGCCTCGCTCGTGCGCCCCACCCGCACGCCCGCGCTGCGACGCGAGCGCATGGAGTTGCCAGACGGCGACTTCGTCGACCTGGACACCTTCGACGGCGCGGCGGGCGCGCCGCATGTCGTGGCGCTGCACGGCTTGGAGGGCTCGTCCCGCGCGGGCTACGTCACCGCCATCCTGCGCGGTGCGAGGACGCGCGGCTGGGGCGCCACCGCGCTCAACTTCCGCTCATGCAGCGGCGAGCCCAACCGGCTGGCGCGCTCGTACCACTCGGGCGACATCGACGACGCGCTCCGGGTGCTGAACGAGACGCGCGCCCGCGTCACCGGCCCGCTGTTCGCGGTGGGCTTCTCCCTGGGCGCCAACGTGCTGTGCCGGCTGCTGGAGACGCTGGGCGACGACGCGCCCGTAAAGGCCGCCGCGTCCGTCAGCGCGCCGTATGACTTGAGCGCCTGCTGTCGCAAGCTCGACGCGGGAGGCCCCTTCCACCGGCTGTACCGCGAGCGCTTCCTGCGGACGCTGAAGCAGAAGGCCCGCGAAAAGCTGCGCCACTTTCCGGAGGCCTTCGACGGCCGGGCCATGGAGGCGGCGCGCACCATCCGCGCCTTCGACGACGCGGTCACCTCCGCGCTGCACGGCTTCCGCGACGCCGCCCACTACTATGCGGAGTCCTCCGCCGGCCCCCGGCTGCACGCCATCCGCCGGCCCACGCTGCTGCTGAGCGCCGCGGACGACCCGATGCTGGAGACGCCCGTCATCCCGCCCGCCGCCGCCGCGAATCCCCACCTGAGCGTCGTGGTGACGGAGCACGGTGGGCACGTCGGCTTCGTCGGCGGCCAGGTACACCGGCCCCACTTCTGGGCGGAGGCGCAGGTGCTGGCCTTCTTTGACGCGGTGCTGTCCCAGCCGCGCGCGAACTGA
- a CDS encoding response regulator yields MLTFLFVDEDPRSLAALRRLVRDLPGGKRFARCVAEALALVKEEAPSVVVTGDLLPDGDGLGLLEQVRASHPRTACALHAVMPPLARDITWMDRAAPPSEVHALLRMLGIGAASMGSPR; encoded by the coding sequence ATGCTGACCTTCTTGTTCGTGGACGAAGACCCACGTTCACTCGCGGCGCTGCGGCGCCTCGTGAGGGATTTACCCGGCGGCAAGCGCTTCGCCCGCTGCGTGGCGGAGGCCCTCGCGCTCGTGAAGGAAGAAGCGCCGTCCGTGGTGGTGACGGGCGATCTGCTCCCGGACGGAGACGGGCTGGGGCTGCTGGAGCAGGTGCGTGCGAGCCACCCCCGCACCGCCTGCGCGCTGCATGCGGTGATGCCGCCCCTGGCGCGGGACATCACCTGGATGGACCGCGCCGCGCCACCCTCGGAGGTGCATGCCCTGCTGCGGATGCTGGGCATCGGTGCAGCATCGATGGGAAGCCCGCGTTAA
- a CDS encoding YkgJ family cysteine cluster protein: MSAPHAKPVECTRCGACCVAPDIAALDKPLGLRCPHLQEDNLCGVYEERPAICRDYQADEVCTLIEAPTLEERVEKYLGLFGLQAEAHALREQGCASMRMARRLAPLRRPDGAKD, encoded by the coding sequence ATGAGTGCCCCCCACGCCAAGCCCGTGGAGTGCACGCGCTGCGGCGCCTGCTGCGTGGCGCCGGACATCGCCGCGCTGGACAAGCCGCTGGGCCTGCGCTGCCCACACCTGCAAGAGGACAACCTCTGCGGAGTCTACGAGGAGCGGCCCGCCATCTGCCGCGACTACCAGGCGGATGAAGTCTGCACCCTCATCGAGGCCCCCACGCTGGAGGAGCGCGTGGAGAAGTACCTGGGCCTCTTCGGGCTCCAGGCGGAGGCCCACGCCTTGCGCGAGCAGGGCTGTGCGTCCATGCGCATGGCCCGCCGCCTGGCCCCCCTGCGCCGCCCTGATGGCGCCAAGGACTAG
- a CDS encoding metallophosphoesterase family protein, with product MKLYAISDLHLRHNDNRLALQALPAHPEDWLIVAGDVGETLAEMELMLSTLTQRFRQVIWVPGNHELWTLPSEQPQLKGEARYQRLVSLCRSYGALTPEDPYPRWPGPGPERVIVPMFLGYDYTFRPDHVPADKALEWAWEDDLLCTDEVLLHPEPHASRAAWCAARVEATRARLDALPPGCATVLVNHYPLRYEHVRLPRIPRFSIWCGTKQTEDWHTRYRAEVVVSGHLHMPATLWRDGVRFEEVSLGYPVQWKYRGVHAWESCLRVILPGPTP from the coding sequence ATGAAGCTCTACGCCATCAGCGACCTGCACTTGCGCCACAACGACAACCGCCTGGCGCTCCAGGCGCTTCCGGCCCATCCGGAGGACTGGCTCATCGTCGCGGGGGACGTGGGCGAGACGCTGGCGGAGATGGAGCTCATGCTGAGCACCCTCACCCAGCGCTTCCGCCAGGTCATCTGGGTGCCCGGCAACCATGAGCTGTGGACCCTGCCGTCGGAGCAGCCGCAACTGAAGGGCGAGGCGCGCTACCAGCGGCTGGTGAGCCTGTGCCGCAGCTACGGCGCCCTCACGCCGGAGGACCCCTACCCTCGCTGGCCCGGCCCTGGCCCCGAGCGCGTCATCGTCCCCATGTTCCTGGGCTACGACTACACGTTCCGCCCGGACCATGTGCCCGCGGACAAGGCGCTGGAGTGGGCCTGGGAGGATGACCTGCTGTGCACCGACGAGGTGCTGCTGCACCCCGAGCCCCACGCCAGCCGCGCAGCCTGGTGCGCCGCGCGCGTCGAAGCCACGCGGGCCCGGCTGGACGCCCTGCCCCCGGGCTGCGCCACCGTCCTCGTCAACCACTACCCGTTGCGCTACGAGCACGTGCGGCTGCCGCGCATCCCCCGCTTCTCCATCTGGTGCGGGACGAAGCAGACGGAGGACTGGCACACCCGCTACCGCGCGGAGGTCGTCGTCTCCGGCCACCTCCACATGCCCGCGACGCTGTGGCGTGACGGCGTGCGCTTCGAAGAGGTGTCGCTGGGCTACCCCGTGCAGTGGAAGTACCGCGGCGTGCACGCGTGGGAGAGCTGCCTGCGCGTCATCCTCCCCGGCCCCACGCCGTAG
- a CDS encoding NADPH:quinone oxidoreductase family protein, with protein MRALQLQRLDGPDGLQLVDVPEPEAGDSVLIDVVAAGVSFPDLLLTRGQYQLKPALPFIPGVEVAGVVRQAPAGAAVKPGQRVMAFSFGLGGFAEVAAIQPEMVFPIPADWSFEAAAGVVMNYHTAHFALHRRGRLKAEERVVVHGAAGGVGTAAVQVARGAKARVIAVVSDERKADVARRAGAHEVLLSTGDWVAQVREKTGGLGANVVVDPVGGDIFDKSLKCLAPEGRLLVVGFASGRIPEVPVNRLLLRNIDVVGVAWGGFLLHEPSLTPTIAKDLEAMADQGVLTPVVGPVFPLEQGAQALRELDARRATGKVVLRMREG; from the coding sequence ATGCGCGCATTGCAGCTACAGCGGCTGGACGGCCCTGACGGGCTCCAACTGGTGGACGTGCCCGAGCCCGAGGCGGGGGACTCGGTGCTCATCGACGTGGTGGCGGCCGGGGTGAGCTTTCCGGACCTGCTGCTCACCCGGGGGCAGTACCAACTCAAGCCCGCCCTGCCCTTCATTCCGGGCGTGGAGGTGGCGGGCGTGGTGCGGCAGGCCCCCGCGGGCGCGGCGGTGAAGCCCGGGCAGCGGGTGATGGCCTTCAGCTTCGGGTTGGGCGGCTTCGCCGAGGTGGCCGCGATTCAGCCGGAGATGGTGTTCCCCATCCCCGCGGACTGGAGCTTCGAGGCGGCCGCGGGCGTGGTGATGAACTACCACACGGCGCACTTCGCGCTGCACCGGCGAGGCCGGCTCAAGGCGGAGGAGCGCGTCGTGGTCCATGGCGCCGCGGGAGGCGTGGGCACGGCGGCGGTGCAGGTGGCGCGCGGCGCGAAGGCGCGCGTCATCGCCGTGGTGAGCGACGAGCGCAAGGCGGACGTCGCCCGGCGGGCCGGCGCGCACGAGGTGCTGCTGTCGACCGGAGACTGGGTCGCGCAGGTGCGGGAGAAGACGGGCGGCCTGGGTGCCAACGTGGTGGTGGACCCGGTGGGCGGCGACATCTTCGACAAGAGCCTCAAGTGCCTGGCGCCCGAAGGGCGGCTGCTGGTGGTGGGCTTCGCGAGCGGCCGCATCCCCGAGGTCCCGGTGAACCGGCTCCTGCTGCGCAACATCGACGTGGTCGGCGTGGCCTGGGGCGGCTTCCTCCTGCACGAGCCATCCCTGACGCCCACCATCGCCAAGGACCTGGAGGCCATGGCGGACCAAGGTGTGCTCACGCCCGTCGTGGGCCCGGTGTTCCCGCT
- a CDS encoding GNAT family N-acetyltransferase, with protein MHLVVANEAQKAERDRHTYTAWGSPLTVEQFLEREQRLRAHPWSRDTMRTWLLCDDAGRVLTSCETFRTPSYLRGPDCQTTRGDSFVIASVYTEPALRGHGHATRLMDQVAAELERTAPDAQAAVLYSDVGARIYRRSGYQEVPAWDWHLPVGNGPVIRKVDALLEDADVPSALERMRRPEVPFYLWPDATQVDWHLERERIYAELLRRPRPRACGAVVGASTALWAMMARQGELVVLMLDARSEDDAAALLEAAGAQAHKAGLSKVVLWEEPGTMPWVARLPEASREARDGSLPMVRPLREGLPTAADIPFARALWA; from the coding sequence ATGCATCTGGTCGTCGCCAACGAAGCACAGAAGGCGGAGAGAGACCGCCACACCTATACCGCCTGGGGGTCGCCCCTCACCGTCGAGCAGTTCCTCGAACGGGAGCAGCGGCTGCGCGCCCATCCCTGGAGCCGGGACACCATGCGCACCTGGCTGCTGTGCGATGACGCCGGCCGCGTGCTCACCTCATGTGAGACGTTCCGCACGCCCAGCTACCTGCGCGGCCCCGACTGTCAGACGACGCGCGGCGACAGCTTCGTCATCGCCAGCGTCTACACCGAGCCGGCCCTGCGCGGACACGGCCATGCCACGCGGCTGATGGACCAGGTGGCCGCGGAGTTGGAGCGCACGGCGCCAGACGCCCAGGCCGCCGTGCTCTACTCCGACGTGGGCGCCCGCATCTACCGGCGCTCTGGCTACCAGGAGGTCCCCGCCTGGGACTGGCACCTGCCGGTGGGCAATGGGCCCGTGATTCGCAAGGTGGACGCGCTGTTGGAAGACGCGGACGTGCCCTCGGCGCTCGAGCGGATGCGGCGGCCGGAGGTGCCCTTCTACCTGTGGCCGGACGCCACGCAGGTGGACTGGCACCTGGAGCGCGAGCGCATCTACGCGGAGCTGCTGCGCCGCCCCCGGCCCCGGGCCTGCGGCGCGGTGGTGGGCGCGTCCACGGCGCTGTGGGCGATGATGGCCCGCCAGGGAGAGCTGGTGGTGCTGATGCTGGACGCGCGCTCCGAGGACGACGCCGCCGCGCTGCTGGAGGCCGCGGGGGCCCAGGCCCACAAGGCCGGACTGTCCAAGGTGGTGCTGTGGGAGGAGCCCGGCACCATGCCGTGGGTGGCCCGGCTTCCAGAAGCCAGCCGCGAGGCCCGGGATGGCTCGCTGCCCATGGTGCGGCCCCTGCGCGAGGGCCTGCCCACTGCCGCGGACATTCCCTTCGCTCGCGCGCTGTGGGCGTGA
- a CDS encoding DMT family transporter codes for MLCGLAVVAQAGLNRRFGGQWGLMSAVLLNMVVATVATFAVYLVVRTVPGLWPEAAAGQGRLSGFTPWHLLPGLCGVIIVLGMPLAMSRLGAVQSVLLLMAAQLLTSLVWDAMVEGRPVTFPRVLGSGLAFIGATIAVWKG; via the coding sequence ATGCTGTGTGGCCTGGCGGTCGTGGCTCAGGCTGGTCTCAACCGTCGCTTCGGGGGCCAGTGGGGCCTGATGAGCGCCGTGCTCCTGAACATGGTGGTGGCGACGGTGGCCACCTTCGCGGTGTACCTCGTCGTGCGCACGGTGCCGGGGCTCTGGCCGGAGGCCGCGGCGGGCCAGGGCCGCTTGAGTGGCTTCACGCCCTGGCACCTGTTGCCGGGGCTGTGCGGCGTCATCATCGTCCTGGGCATGCCCTTGGCCATGAGCCGCCTGGGGGCAGTGCAGTCCGTCCTGCTGCTGATGGCGGCGCAGCTCCTCACCAGCCTCGTGTGGGATGCGATGGTGGAAGGCCGCCCCGTGACGTTCCCCCGGGTGCTGGGCTCCGGGCTCGCCTTCATCGGCGCCACCATCGCCGTCTGGAAGGGCTAG
- a CDS encoding M4 family metallopeptidase: MVQKRVRGALGIAALSVVVGCNESTPAPEADKPTDAAKAAMLENGAKVILTDNQKVAQFVTGLSIALPDIPAAGPKALNASALASVVDAVAPTFRLEPGNLVFKKAHTDKQGDSHYRYAVKHNDIPVLGGELILHARNGKVFAANTNVRSDLRAELKATIAGEVATSAVDSDRETLKGWVTDKNPELVYWRIDDELRLMYKVVQHGNKADGTPVRDWVLVDARNADVMLRIPQIKESLDRRLHNGNNTTTLPGPVVRTEGQAPVADPVVNTNYDHLGTVYDCYNTLFGRDSIDNAGGTLISTVHHRVNYVNAFWDGTQMVYGDGDGVTATNLANSLDVTAHELTHAVTDNESDLIYSGESGGLNESMSDVFGAVCEWYGDGADEVSPRHWLIGDDVWTPSIPNDALRYMNDPALDGDSLDHYHNYVPGTGVHYSSGISNLAFYLLSQGGTHPRGKSTIVVAGIGIEKAAQIFYKANTLMVPTSNFEAAKTISEQAAAQLGYDAATIESVSNAWKAVGVSVPVPPPPTDPISKDTPVVVSGGANEKKYFEVTVPEGAYNLRFTLSGGTGDADLYVRYNSAPTTALYDCRPYASGNNEVCNFAAPQHGKWYAMLNGFRAYSGATLTVTWEGGYVPIESGVAVENLSGAAGSSQVFILDVPERRPGQGKNNIYIQTGEGKGNPDLYVKRGGAPTHADYDCRSVKDHQSEKCNLINAPAGRYYIEVYGAKDGFEGIVLIGSFLEPLPK; the protein is encoded by the coding sequence ATGGTGCAGAAGAGAGTGCGCGGAGCGCTCGGTATCGCGGCGCTGTCTGTCGTTGTCGGTTGCAACGAGTCCACCCCTGCCCCCGAGGCCGACAAGCCTACGGATGCCGCGAAGGCGGCGATGCTGGAGAATGGCGCGAAGGTCATTCTGACGGACAACCAGAAGGTGGCGCAGTTCGTCACCGGTCTGTCGATTGCTCTGCCGGATATTCCGGCCGCGGGTCCCAAGGCGCTCAACGCGTCCGCGCTGGCCTCGGTCGTCGACGCCGTGGCGCCGACGTTCCGCCTGGAGCCGGGCAACCTGGTCTTCAAGAAGGCGCACACGGACAAGCAGGGTGACAGCCACTACCGCTATGCCGTGAAGCACAACGACATCCCGGTGCTGGGCGGCGAGCTGATCCTGCACGCGCGCAACGGCAAGGTCTTCGCGGCGAACACCAACGTCCGCAGCGACCTGCGCGCCGAGCTGAAGGCGACCATCGCGGGTGAGGTTGCCACGTCCGCGGTGGACTCCGACCGCGAGACGCTCAAGGGCTGGGTCACCGACAAGAACCCGGAGCTGGTGTACTGGCGCATCGATGACGAGCTGCGCCTGATGTACAAGGTCGTCCAGCACGGCAACAAGGCGGACGGCACGCCTGTTCGCGACTGGGTCCTGGTGGACGCGCGCAACGCGGATGTGATGCTGCGCATCCCGCAGATCAAGGAGTCCCTCGACCGCCGCCTCCACAACGGCAACAACACCACCACCCTGCCGGGTCCGGTCGTTCGCACCGAGGGCCAGGCGCCGGTGGCGGACCCCGTGGTCAACACCAACTACGACCACCTGGGCACCGTCTACGACTGCTACAACACCCTGTTCGGTCGTGACTCCATCGACAACGCGGGCGGCACGCTCATCAGCACCGTGCACCACCGCGTCAACTACGTGAACGCCTTCTGGGACGGTACCCAGATGGTGTACGGCGATGGCGACGGCGTGACGGCCACCAACCTGGCCAACTCGCTGGACGTGACGGCGCACGAGCTGACCCACGCCGTGACGGACAACGAGTCGGACCTCATCTACTCGGGTGAGTCCGGCGGCCTGAACGAGTCGATGTCCGACGTGTTCGGCGCGGTGTGCGAGTGGTACGGCGACGGCGCGGATGAGGTCTCCCCGCGTCACTGGCTGATTGGCGACGACGTGTGGACCCCGTCCATCCCGAACGACGCCCTGCGCTACATGAACGACCCGGCGCTGGATGGCGACTCGCTCGACCACTACCACAACTACGTGCCCGGTACCGGCGTGCACTACAGCTCCGGTATCTCCAACCTGGCCTTCTACCTCCTGTCGCAGGGTGGCACGCACCCGCGCGGCAAGAGCACCATCGTGGTGGCGGGCATCGGCATCGAGAAGGCCGCGCAGATCTTCTACAAGGCCAACACGTTGATGGTGCCGACGTCCAACTTCGAGGCCGCGAAGACCATCTCGGAGCAGGCCGCGGCGCAGCTCGGCTACGACGCCGCCACCATCGAGTCGGTGTCGAACGCGTGGAAGGCCGTTGGCGTCAGCGTCCCGGTTCCGCCTCCGCCGACGGACCCCATCAGCAAGGACACGCCGGTCGTCGTGTCGGGTGGCGCCAACGAGAAGAAGTACTTCGAGGTCACGGTGCCGGAAGGTGCCTACAACCTGCGCTTCACCCTGTCGGGTGGCACGGGTGACGCCGACCTGTACGTCCGCTACAACAGCGCGCCCACCACCGCGCTGTACGATTGCCGCCCGTACGCCAGTGGCAACAACGAGGTCTGCAACTTCGCGGCTCCGCAGCACGGCAAGTGGTACGCGATGCTGAACGGCTTCCGCGCGTACTCCGGCGCCACGCTGACCGTGACCTGGGAGGGTGGCTACGTCCCCATCGAGAGCGGCGTCGCCGTGGAGAACCTCTCGGGCGCGGCGGGCTCCTCGCAGGTGTTCATCCTCGACGTTCCGGAGCGTCGCCCGGGCCAGGGGAAGAACAACATCTACATCCAGACGGGCGAGGGCAAGGGCAACCCCGACCTCTACGTCAAGCGCGGTGGCGCCCCGACGCACGCGGACTACGATTGCCGCAGCGTGAAGGACCACCAGTCGGAGAAGTGCAACCTCATCAACGCTCCGGCCGGCCGCTACTACATCGAGGTCTACGGCGCGAAGGATGGCTTCGAGGGCATCGTCCTCATCGGCTCCTTCCTCGAGCCGCTGCCCAAGTAG
- a CDS encoding DUF790 family protein, producing MLTRELLNFRVRQGVLRPVFVKRDDTELLTFAQDLLAEVAASRGGQRDDIEESLGLKAGAFTRPKVARGLVKLVLDRLLFDEPAPGVTEARWERIKAAGQVLRALPPDATVEDFEARLAQTLPVPLSEAREALYSDLPGHRRLVGWDGEALDAQDLLDRYNLALAQGPLLSARRLRLRAQAPDLLRVRKVLRWLKFCRLVAEVWRDDDNWALDVEGPGAMLALQKKYGLQLATFLSVVPVLERWELTATVEPSRRQATLMLSHKDPLRSPLPAALGHIPPEVASLAEGFADDAWELDLTPLPRHVGASGLCVPDLTFRHRASKREVALELFHAWHAAPLARRLTELRSRPDAGLLLGVDRALAKEAMERETLEAHPQVVLFNGFPSARKLRERLAKLEPGR from the coding sequence ATGCTGACACGCGAGCTGCTCAACTTCCGCGTGCGCCAGGGCGTCCTGCGCCCCGTCTTCGTGAAGCGCGATGACACGGAGCTGCTGACCTTCGCCCAGGACCTGCTCGCGGAGGTGGCAGCGTCGCGCGGCGGCCAGCGCGACGATATCGAGGAGTCGCTGGGCTTGAAGGCCGGTGCCTTCACCAGGCCCAAGGTGGCGCGCGGCCTGGTGAAGCTGGTGCTGGACCGGCTCCTCTTCGACGAGCCCGCGCCCGGCGTGACGGAAGCCCGTTGGGAGCGAATCAAGGCGGCGGGGCAGGTCCTGCGTGCACTGCCTCCCGACGCCACGGTGGAGGACTTCGAGGCACGGCTGGCCCAGACGCTCCCCGTCCCCCTTTCCGAGGCCCGAGAGGCGCTGTACTCGGACCTGCCCGGCCACCGCCGGCTGGTGGGGTGGGACGGCGAGGCGCTGGACGCCCAGGACCTGCTGGACCGCTACAACCTGGCGCTGGCGCAGGGCCCCCTGCTGTCCGCGCGGCGCCTCCGCCTGCGAGCCCAGGCGCCGGACCTGCTGCGCGTGCGCAAGGTGCTCCGATGGCTCAAGTTCTGCCGCCTGGTGGCCGAGGTGTGGCGCGACGACGACAACTGGGCGCTCGACGTGGAGGGCCCCGGGGCCATGCTGGCGCTCCAGAAGAAGTACGGCCTGCAACTGGCGACCTTCCTGTCCGTGGTGCCGGTGCTGGAGCGCTGGGAGCTGACCGCCACCGTGGAACCTTCAAGGCGACAGGCCACGCTGATGCTCAGCCACAAGGACCCGCTGCGTTCGCCCCTACCCGCCGCACTGGGTCACATTCCTCCGGAAGTGGCCTCCCTCGCGGAGGGCTTCGCGGATGACGCCTGGGAGCTGGACCTGACGCCGCTTCCCCGGCACGTGGGCGCCTCCGGACTGTGCGTGCCGGACCTCACCTTCCGCCACCGTGCGTCCAAGAGAGAAGTCGCGCTGGAACTCTTCCACGCGTGGCATGCGGCGCCCCTGGCCCGGAGGCTGACAGAGCTGCGCTCGCGGCCGGACGCGGGCCTGCTGCTGGGCGTGGACCGGGCGCTGGCCAAGGAAGCCATGGAGCGAGAGACGCTGGAGGCCCACCCGCAGGTGGTGCTCTTCAACGGCTTCCCCTCCGCGCGCAAGCTGAGGGAGCGCCTGGCGAAACTGGAGCCCGGGCGGTGA
- a CDS encoding helix-turn-helix transcriptional regulator, whose translation MEKTLASRLGGAARLARTRLNLTQADVAERIGIASEVYGRLERGHMLPSIQTFRRLCTVLSISADEALGLKPVQEVKWAAEPPSDYGESAELRRLMRRAKQLDRTSIRILSVLAAQFRPRG comes from the coding sequence ATGGAAAAGACTCTCGCATCCCGCCTTGGCGGAGCGGCTCGCCTTGCTCGGACCCGACTGAACCTGACCCAGGCCGACGTGGCGGAGCGCATTGGCATCGCGAGCGAAGTCTATGGCCGGCTCGAGCGCGGTCACATGCTGCCGAGCATCCAGACGTTCCGCAGGTTGTGCACGGTGCTCTCCATCTCCGCGGACGAGGCGCTGGGCCTCAAGCCGGTGCAGGAGGTGAAGTGGGCCGCCGAGCCGCCCAGCGACTACGGTGAGTCCGCGGAGCTGCGGCGGCTCATGCGCCGGGCCAAGCAGCTGGACCGGACGTCCATTCGGATTCTCAGCGTGCTCGCGGCGCAGTTCAGGCCGCGCGGCTGA
- a CDS encoding DEAD/DEAH box helicase family protein, translating to MPSPTELHFDCGTLVAPTLPEDARLRALFQKDGRTGVYRAPAWHYREAVLRLRELGIPYEDKAKRFEPLELPLTSPIQPFPHQQQALEAWTRAGGRGLVELPTGAGKTLLAVLAIAHVKRPTLVVVPTLDLMTQWQGVLARHFSVPVGLLGGGVNDRQPLTVTTYDSAAMQTEFHGNRFGLLVCDECHHLPAPSYRFIAEGSLAPYRLGLTATLERADGGERVCEELLGPRVHRSDIRELQGEYLAPYDVKRVEVPLTPDEKARYDTARALYLGFVRRLGVPLSAPDGWARFLAQSQRSDEGRAAYRAYREQRRIALTSSGKQEVLWRILLEHRDDRVLVFTDDNETVYTLARRFLLPALTHHTPVPERKALLAAFASGELPVLLTSRVLNEGVDVPEARVGVVLSGSASVREHVQRLGRILRKRPGKRALLYEVCSAQTAESSISERRRQHGAYQEGG from the coding sequence ATGCCGTCGCCCACCGAGCTCCACTTCGACTGCGGCACCCTGGTCGCGCCCACACTGCCGGAAGATGCCCGCCTGCGAGCCCTCTTCCAGAAGGACGGGCGCACCGGCGTCTACCGCGCGCCCGCGTGGCATTACCGCGAAGCGGTGCTGCGGCTGCGGGAGCTGGGCATCCCCTACGAGGACAAGGCGAAGCGCTTCGAGCCGCTGGAGCTGCCGCTCACCTCGCCCATCCAACCCTTTCCGCATCAGCAGCAGGCGCTGGAGGCGTGGACACGCGCGGGCGGGCGTGGCCTGGTGGAGCTGCCCACGGGCGCGGGCAAGACGCTGCTGGCGGTGCTCGCCATCGCCCACGTGAAGCGGCCCACGCTGGTGGTGGTGCCCACGCTGGACCTGATGACGCAGTGGCAGGGCGTGCTGGCGCGCCACTTCTCCGTGCCAGTGGGCCTGCTGGGCGGCGGCGTGAATGACCGGCAGCCGCTGACGGTGACGACGTACGACTCCGCGGCGATGCAGACGGAGTTCCACGGCAACCGCTTCGGCCTGCTGGTGTGCGACGAGTGCCACCACCTGCCCGCGCCCAGCTACCGCTTCATCGCGGAGGGCTCGCTGGCGCCGTACCGCCTGGGCCTCACCGCGACGCTGGAGCGCGCCGATGGCGGCGAGCGCGTCTGCGAGGAGCTGTTGGGTCCCCGCGTGCACCGCTCGGACATCCGGGAGCTGCAGGGTGAATACCTGGCGCCCTATGACGTGAAGCGAGTGGAAGTCCCGCTGACGCCCGACGAAAAGGCGCGCTACGACACGGCGCGCGCGCTGTACCTGGGCTTCGTGCGCAGGCTGGGCGTGCCGCTCTCCGCGCCGGACGGGTGGGCGCGCTTCCTGGCGCAGAGCCAGCGCAGCGACGAGGGCCGCGCGGCGTACCGCGCCTACCGCGAGCAACGGCGGATTGCGCTCACGTCCAGCGGCAAGCAGGAGGTGCTGTGGCGCATCCTCCTGGAGCACCGGGACGACCGTGTCCTCGTGTTCACCGACGACAACGAGACGGTGTACACGCTGGCGCGCCGCTTCCTGCTCCCCGCGCTGACGCACCACACGCCCGTGCCCGAGCGCAAGGCGTTGCTGGCGGCCTTCGCCTCCGGGGAACTGCCGGTGCTGCTGACCTCGCGCGTGCTGAATGAAGGCGTGGACGTGCCCGAGGCGCGTGTGGGCGTGGTGCTCAGCGGCAGCGCGAGCGTGCGCGAGCACGTGCAGCGGCTGGGGCGCATCCTGCGCAAACGGCCGGGGAAGCGCGCGCTGCTGTACGAGGTGTGCTCCGCGCAGACGGCGGAGAGTAGCATCAGCGAGCGGCGACGCCAGCACGGCGCCTATCAGGAGGGCGGCTGA
- a CDS encoding response regulator — translation MRRVLIVSPHAPSRELLRRILEAPDLAISVTGDADDAFASLTSRPPALVVVDVRRPDEDHPLFLGLLRKRHPTLPVIALVPGRLRVFDGRHERVLEAHGDTAESLHQMLVSLQQAMHELLAQDLLRLWRPPVGRA, via the coding sequence ATGCGCCGGGTCCTCATCGTCAGTCCTCACGCGCCTTCGCGCGAGCTGTTGCGCCGTATCCTCGAGGCGCCAGACCTGGCCATCTCCGTCACCGGGGATGCGGACGACGCCTTCGCCTCGCTGACGTCCCGGCCTCCCGCGCTGGTGGTGGTGGACGTGCGCCGCCCGGATGAGGACCACCCGCTCTTCCTGGGCCTGCTCCGCAAACGTCACCCGACGCTTCCCGTCATCGCGCTCGTCCCGGGCAGGCTGCGCGTCTTCGACGGGCGGCACGAGCGTGTGCTCGAAGCCCACGGTGACACCGCCGAGTCACTCCATCAGATGCTCGTCTCGCTTCAACAGGCCATGCACGAGCTGCTCGCCCAGGACCTGCTCCGGCTGTGGCGCCCACCCGTCGGGCGCGCCTGA